Proteins encoded by one window of Halobacteriovorax sp. GB3:
- the dnaB gene encoding replicative DNA helicase: MDAPTRELPHDLLAEKSLLGCLIIDGNNYDEISNLKLEKEDFYHPSYGIIFDAITDLATTNKPIDYVTVCSMLKDRGKLEEIGGNGAVLEIVEDQVSAANIYHYGKVVKDKSSLREIVRTAQRVSEMGLNFTGDIDEFFEDVESSFFNLTNEAKANQVVKLNTCLKENLKEMEDTSRKPGEVQGVPTGYGELDKLLLGMQPGQLIVLAARPAMGKTALALNIAQNACGLTKLPVVVFSLEMLSKELSMRLLTQRAKVDSKRIRQKNFLDTDLRSIGRAVKELQEYPIYINDNGGINLLDIQSQCRKIKAEQGIALVVIDYLQLMTPHTKTTSREQQISEMSRGLKSLAKELGCPIIALSQLNRGVESRPNKRPNTSDLRESGAIEQDADIVMFVYRDEYYDPNTKEPGVAEVIVGKNRAGSVGTAKLAFVGAHTSFENISRQDEPPNVQ; encoded by the coding sequence ATGGACGCACCAACAAGAGAATTACCCCACGATTTACTGGCCGAGAAATCCCTTCTTGGTTGTTTAATTATTGATGGAAATAACTATGACGAAATCTCAAACTTAAAGCTTGAGAAGGAAGATTTTTATCATCCGTCTTATGGGATTATCTTTGATGCGATCACAGACTTGGCCACGACGAATAAACCAATTGATTATGTAACGGTTTGTTCAATGTTAAAAGACAGAGGTAAGCTCGAAGAGATTGGTGGCAATGGTGCTGTTCTTGAAATCGTTGAAGATCAAGTTTCAGCTGCCAATATTTATCACTATGGAAAAGTTGTAAAAGATAAGTCTTCACTACGAGAGATCGTTAGAACGGCTCAAAGAGTAAGTGAGATGGGGCTTAATTTTACAGGGGATATCGACGAGTTTTTTGAAGATGTCGAATCAAGCTTTTTCAACTTAACAAATGAAGCGAAGGCCAATCAAGTTGTTAAGCTTAATACTTGTTTAAAAGAAAACCTCAAAGAGATGGAAGATACTTCAAGAAAGCCTGGTGAGGTTCAGGGTGTACCTACTGGTTATGGTGAACTTGATAAGCTTCTTCTTGGGATGCAACCTGGTCAGCTGATTGTCCTTGCCGCACGTCCGGCCATGGGAAAGACGGCCTTGGCCCTTAATATCGCGCAAAATGCTTGTGGTTTAACGAAGCTTCCTGTCGTTGTCTTCTCTCTGGAGATGCTTTCAAAGGAACTTTCAATGCGTCTTCTTACACAAAGAGCAAAAGTTGACTCTAAGAGAATTCGTCAAAAGAACTTCTTGGACACAGACCTTCGCTCTATTGGTCGTGCCGTTAAAGAACTACAAGAGTATCCAATTTATATTAACGATAATGGTGGGATTAACCTCCTTGATATTCAGTCTCAATGTCGAAAGATTAAGGCCGAGCAGGGGATTGCACTTGTTGTTATCGATTACCTTCAACTTATGACTCCGCACACGAAGACAACATCACGTGAACAGCAGATCTCTGAAATGTCTCGTGGGTTAAAGTCTTTAGCAAAGGAACTTGGATGCCCAATCATCGCTCTATCGCAGCTAAACCGCGGTGTTGAGTCGAGACCAAATAAGCGTCCAAACACATCTGACCTTCGTGAATCTGGTGCCATTGAGCAGGATGCCGACATCGTTATGTTCGTTTATCGTGATGAATACTACGATCCAAATACTAAAGAGCCGGGTGTCGCCGAAGTTATCGTCGGGAAAAACCGTGCTGGATCTGTTGGTACAGCAAAGCTTGCTTTTGTTGGTGCTCATACGAGTTTTGAAAATATCTCTCGCCAAGATGAACCACCAAACGTTCAGTAA
- the rplI gene encoding 50S ribosomal protein L9, translating into MKVILTEKVKTLGNVGEIVNVSAGYARNYLIPNSFAVVADESNKKQQAHNEKMLANKIAAEKDAAKAVASKLEGLKLELIKKVGANGKLFGSVTTNELSLELAKSDLEVEKRTLTLETPIKTAGTFTVKAKFFSDVEANFTVEVKMDPKQAEEMKKKAEEAAAAKAAEAAKKAADAENAVEGEEKKELTEEEKLKEEANKILRSY; encoded by the coding sequence ATGAAAGTCATTCTTACTGAAAAGGTAAAAACTTTAGGAAACGTTGGGGAAATCGTTAACGTTTCTGCAGGTTATGCAAGAAATTACCTTATCCCAAACAGCTTTGCAGTTGTTGCGGATGAGTCGAATAAAAAACAACAAGCTCACAACGAGAAAATGCTAGCGAATAAAATCGCTGCTGAAAAAGATGCTGCTAAAGCAGTTGCATCTAAGCTCGAAGGTCTTAAGCTTGAACTAATCAAGAAAGTTGGTGCTAACGGGAAACTTTTTGGTTCTGTTACAACAAACGAACTTTCTCTTGAGCTAGCGAAGTCTGATCTAGAAGTTGAAAAGAGAACACTTACTCTTGAAACTCCAATCAAGACAGCTGGAACTTTCACCGTTAAAGCTAAATTCTTTAGCGATGTTGAAGCTAACTTCACTGTAGAAGTTAAAATGGATCCAAAGCAAGCTGAAGAAATGAAGAAGAAAGCTGAAGAAGCTGCTGCTGCGAAAGCTGCAGAAGCTGCTAAGAAAGCTGCTGATGCTGAGAATGCTGTCGAAGGTGAGGAAAAGAAAGAACTTACTGAAGAAGAAAAACTCAAAGAAGAAGCAAACAAAATTCTTAGAAGCTACTAA
- a CDS encoding DUF2232 domain-containing protein: protein MNRGGDYKHSVKGNTEFIVGKLTFGKLIFLSIVTLALSSFGPLSLFAPIPMAISFLLYGVKYTGSLSALIMVAMVTASKLIPGADFLLSQASVYFVASVFGFFASRVIVKRQEPVKGLIQWSSALLLLIAGGVIVLSIASEFTLVNQIETFVTKSFEEALQRPEVKERLDAGGQEARALSSILNDPQMVVKTLLEWSFTAMFVGVFFSMWLTLYLVLRNVVIWKETHNYPYTLKDFVSFKAPDFMIYGLLAGMVMIVAGEYIHPLAEVIGFNITYSLGVFYFFQGFGVFMASLDWLGFRGFLRTALTVFTIFLGYKMIALVGVLDLFFDFETKLKKKSRSEGDIL from the coding sequence GTGAATAGAGGCGGAGATTACAAACATTCAGTGAAGGGAAATACCGAGTTTATCGTTGGGAAACTAACGTTTGGTAAACTTATCTTTCTTTCCATTGTTACCCTAGCTTTAAGTAGCTTTGGGCCATTATCTCTGTTTGCTCCAATTCCAATGGCAATTTCTTTTCTCCTTTATGGAGTTAAGTATACAGGTTCGCTATCGGCATTAATTATGGTGGCCATGGTTACAGCTTCAAAGCTTATCCCTGGAGCCGATTTTCTGCTGTCGCAAGCTTCTGTATATTTTGTTGCCAGTGTTTTTGGGTTTTTCGCATCACGAGTAATTGTTAAGAGACAAGAGCCGGTTAAAGGGTTAATTCAGTGGTCGAGTGCTTTACTTCTTCTCATTGCAGGAGGGGTTATTGTTCTATCGATTGCCTCTGAATTTACTCTCGTTAATCAGATTGAAACTTTTGTAACGAAAAGTTTTGAAGAAGCTCTTCAAAGACCAGAAGTAAAAGAAAGATTAGATGCTGGTGGACAAGAGGCCAGAGCGTTAAGCTCGATTCTCAACGATCCACAAATGGTAGTTAAGACACTTCTTGAGTGGTCATTTACAGCGATGTTTGTAGGTGTCTTCTTTTCGATGTGGCTTACATTATATCTAGTTCTTCGCAATGTTGTGATTTGGAAAGAAACTCACAATTATCCTTATACTCTTAAGGATTTTGTTAGCTTCAAAGCTCCTGACTTTATGATTTACGGTCTCCTTGCGGGGATGGTGATGATTGTTGCTGGAGAGTACATCCACCCACTAGCAGAAGTTATTGGATTTAATATTACTTATAGTCTTGGCGTTTTTTATTTCTTCCAAGGGTTTGGCGTTTTTATGGCGTCTCTCGATTGGTTAGGGTTTAGAGGATTTCTTAGAACGGCACTTACAGTGTTTACCATCTTCTTAGGTTACAAGATGATTGCACTAGTCGGCGTCTTAGATCTCTTTTTCGATTTTGAGACTAAATTGAAAAAAAAAAGTAGAAGTGAAGGAGATATCTTATGA
- the rpsR gene encoding 30S ribosomal protein S18, whose amino-acid sequence MIYELALVAKSNLGEEGIKALQTMVEEVAKSFDGEVLLSDDWGNKTFAQATSKGVKTGHYLYFIYTGNAEANVELNRKFKINEDILKTMIVKLSDVAADGEALVKKFKSPFSKNHNGSVLDDLDQDSDAEKDRKKFARRKNCWFTAKSIKADWKDPKTFNWLINEFGKISPARVSGVSRKHQRFAQAAIKRARNIGVVSHMRSTFSE is encoded by the coding sequence ATGATTTATGAGTTGGCCCTAGTGGCTAAGTCGAACCTTGGTGAAGAAGGAATCAAGGCTCTACAAACTATGGTTGAAGAAGTAGCAAAATCGTTCGACGGTGAAGTTCTTCTGTCTGATGACTGGGGAAACAAAACTTTCGCACAAGCAACTTCAAAAGGTGTAAAGACAGGTCACTACCTTTATTTCATCTACACAGGTAATGCAGAAGCTAACGTTGAGCTAAACAGAAAGTTCAAAATTAACGAAGACATTCTTAAAACAATGATCGTTAAGCTTTCAGACGTAGCTGCAGACGGTGAAGCTCTTGTAAAAAAATTCAAGTCTCCATTCTCTAAGAACCACAATGGTTCAGTTCTTGACGATCTAGATCAAGACTCAGATGCAGAAAAAGACAGAAAGAAATTCGCAAGAAGAAAGAACTGTTGGTTCACAGCTAAGAGCATCAAGGCTGATTGGAAAGATCCAAAGACTTTCAACTGGCTAATCAACGAATTTGGAAAAATCTCTCCAGCAAGAGTTTCTGGTGTATCTAGAAAGCACCAAAGATTTGCTCAAGCTGCGATCAAGAGAGCACGTAACATTGGTGTTGTTTCTCACATGAGAAGCACTTTTTCTGAATAA
- a CDS encoding Rne/Rng family ribonuclease: MSKDLVINQTLGECRAALLDNGEIVDYLMERSKEDGGDHPCVGNIYKGRVLRVLPGMQSAFVDIGYEKAAFLYVDDAYMPTLEEQRQMQEKAQKIREEEDKRKGKIIPDELSTFSDAVDMRFRPDEATIESFLKEGDEILVQVAKEPISTKGPRVTRHITLAGRHVVYMPYIEHTGVSRRIEDEDERDRLKEILEKIKPEGKGMIARTVAEGQGQKTLKADYDMLVKIWKEVQGKESSAKSPACLYKDLSFIQRVLRDITDEDVSNIYVDDNENFKELEKFIGKYLPGLKGKVRIYEEDLPLFEKFGLDLELERAISNKVYLRSGGSLNIDQTEALVSVDVNTGKFVGRKTLEETILRTNLEAVKEIAYQLRLRNCGGLIIIDFIDMEKEEHREMVYSNLLEALKKDRAKTKVLPISELGLVEMTRKRTRDTLTRLMCEPCPYCEGTGQVKSTLTVCYELVRELTKVLKKSKSSRVSIFAHPEVTARLCGDDLDLIETLEEAFGKTLQIRSENSYHIEQYEIFD, from the coding sequence ATGTCTAAAGATCTCGTTATCAATCAAACCCTCGGAGAATGCCGAGCGGCCCTTCTTGATAATGGGGAAATCGTTGATTACCTCATGGAAAGAAGTAAAGAGGATGGTGGTGATCATCCTTGTGTTGGGAATATTTATAAGGGGAGAGTCTTAAGAGTTCTTCCTGGAATGCAGTCGGCCTTTGTTGATATTGGCTATGAAAAAGCAGCTTTTCTCTATGTTGACGATGCCTATATGCCAACACTTGAAGAGCAAAGACAAATGCAGGAGAAGGCCCAAAAAATTCGTGAAGAAGAAGATAAGCGCAAAGGGAAAATTATCCCTGATGAGCTTTCAACTTTTTCTGATGCTGTTGATATGCGCTTTCGTCCTGATGAAGCAACGATTGAATCCTTTTTAAAGGAAGGCGACGAGATTCTCGTTCAGGTGGCCAAGGAACCTATTTCAACGAAGGGACCAAGGGTTACTCGTCACATCACCTTAGCTGGTCGTCATGTTGTTTATATGCCATATATCGAGCACACAGGTGTTTCTCGTCGAATTGAAGATGAAGATGAGAGAGATCGTCTTAAAGAGATTCTGGAAAAAATTAAACCAGAAGGAAAGGGGATGATCGCTAGAACCGTGGCCGAAGGTCAGGGGCAGAAAACTCTTAAAGCTGACTACGATATGTTGGTAAAGATTTGGAAAGAAGTACAGGGAAAGGAAAGCTCTGCTAAGTCTCCGGCCTGTCTTTATAAAGACCTCTCTTTCATTCAAAGAGTCCTTCGCGATATTACAGACGAAGATGTTTCAAATATTTATGTTGATGATAATGAGAACTTTAAAGAACTAGAAAAGTTCATTGGCAAATATCTTCCAGGTCTCAAGGGTAAGGTCAGAATCTATGAAGAAGACCTTCCGCTCTTTGAGAAATTTGGTCTCGACTTAGAACTAGAAAGGGCCATCTCAAATAAGGTTTATCTTCGCTCTGGTGGATCTCTCAATATTGATCAAACAGAGGCCCTGGTTTCTGTTGATGTAAACACAGGGAAATTTGTTGGAAGAAAAACTCTTGAAGAGACGATTCTAAGAACAAATTTAGAAGCGGTAAAAGAAATTGCTTATCAGTTACGTCTACGTAACTGCGGTGGTCTCATCATTATCGACTTCATTGATATGGAAAAAGAAGAGCACAGAGAGATGGTTTATTCAAACCTTCTTGAGGCCCTTAAAAAAGACCGAGCTAAAACGAAGGTTCTTCCAATCTCTGAACTTGGTCTTGTAGAGATGACAAGAAAGAGAACCAGAGATACTTTAACAAGACTCATGTGTGAGCCTTGTCCTTATTGTGAGGGGACAGGTCAGGTTAAATCAACTCTGACTGTTTGCTACGAGCTTGTAAGAGAGTTAACAAAAGTTCTTAAAAAATCTAAGTCTAGTCGCGTTTCGATCTTTGCCCATCCTGAGGTGACAGCTCGACTTTGTGGCGATGATCTCGACCTCATTGAGACGCTTGAAGAAGCCTTTGGAAAAACTCTTCAGATTCGATCTGAAAATAGCTACCACATAGAGCAGTACGAAATTTTCGACTAA